The following nucleotide sequence is from Candidatus Bipolaricaulis sibiricus.
TGGCAAGGTCGTCAAGGGCCGCAAGTACCCGGGCCACGCCGGGACGGACCGCGTGACGGTGCGCAACCTTGCTGTGCTGGCTGTGGACGCAGAGCGGCGGCTTCTCGTCGTCCACGGATCGGTGCCCGGGCCGCGGTCAGCGCTGGTGAGGATAAGGAAGCACGATGCCTAACGTTCGCATGTACCGGTTCAACGATGCCGCGGCCGAACCCGTTGAGGCCGCAGTTTCGGCTTCGGTGTTCGGTGTTCCCGTCTCCACCGACCTCCTGCACCGCGCAGTGCGAGTGCAATTGCTGAATCGGCGCCAAGGCACCGCGGCTACGAAGACGAGGGGTGAGGTGTCCGGCGGAGGGCGGAAGCCGTGGGCCCAAAAGCACACCGGACGCGCGCGCCACGGCTCCACGCGGTCGCCGATCTGGCGTCACGGTGGAGTGACGTTTGGGCCCCAGCCTCGAGAGTGGTCGCTGGGATTGCCGGCGCGGATGCGACGACGAGCGTTGTCTGCCGCGTTGTCCGCGCGGTGCGAGGCTGGCATGGTCTGGATGATCGACGAGGTGGCGTTCGAGCGCCCGCGGACCAAGGACGCGATCGCTCTTCTGGCCAGGCTGTCGTGTCCAGCCAAGACGCTTGTGGTGGTGGCCCCCGACGAACACGTGGTTCCGGTTACGAAGTCGTTCAGCAACATCCCGGGGGTGACGTGCCTGCGATCCGATGCGGTCACGGTGTACGATGTCCTCGCTCACGATGGGCTTCTTCTCACCCAGCGGGCGGTCCAGGCGTTGGAAGAGAGGGTGAGCCATGGCTGAGCGCGAGATCCATCTCGAAGACGTGGTCCTCCGCCCGGTTCTCTCCGAGAAGACGTGGCGGGGCATGGAGGATGGGAAGTACACGTTTGAGGTCGCGGCCGATGCGGGGAAGAACGAAATCCGCTCGGCGGTGGAAGGTCTGTTCGGGGTCAAGGTGGCGCGGGTCTGGGTGATGAACCGCTCGGGGAAGCCCCGTCGGACCCGCATGGACCGCCGCCATGGGCGCACGCGGGGCGAACGGCGAGCGATCGTCAAGCTTGCCCCCGGTCACAAGATCGACATCGTGGGGTGAGGTAGCATGGGCCTGAAGAAGCTCAAGCCGGTTACGTCAGGTCAGCGCCATGCCGTGGTGCCGGACTACAAGGAGCTGACGCGCAAGGGTCCTGAGAAAGGGCTCGTCGCACCTCTGTCCCGCAGCGTGGGGCGCAACAACCAGGGGCGAATCACGTGTCGCCACAAGGGGAGTGGGCACAAGCGTCGCTACCGGTGGGTGGACTTCGCCCGCGAGAAGCACGGGGTGCCGGCGCGCGTGGCGGCAGTCGAGTACGACCCCAACCGGTCGGCGTGGATCACCCTTCTCCACTACCGGGACGGTGAGAAGCGGTACATCCTTGCCCCGCTCGAGCTTCAGGTCGGGGACACGGTGGAGGCAGGCGAGCACGCCGAGCCGAAGCCGGGCAACGCCCTCCCACTGGAGCGGATCCCGGCGGGAACGTTCGTTCACAACGTGGAGCTGCGTCCCGGTTCGCGGGGCAAGGTCGCCCGCGCTGCGGGGACCGCTGCCCAGCTGCTGGGACGAGAGGAAGATCGTGCCATTCTGCGACTCCCATCGGGGGAGATCCGCGTGTTCGCCCTGGGGTGCATGGCCACGGTTGGCCGGGTGAGCAATCCGGACCACAAGAACGTGCGACATGGGAAGGCAGGCCGCGTGCGTCACCTCGGTGTTCGGCCCAGCGTGCGGGGCGTGGCGATGGGGGCAGATGACCATCCGCACGGCGGCGGCGAAGGCCGTACGGGAGAGGGGCGACCCTCGAAGACGCCGTGGGGAAAGCTCGCCCGTGGCGTCCCCACGCGGAAGAACAAGGCGAGCGATGGCAAGATCCTCAAGAGGAGGAAGTGACGTGGCGCGCTCGAAGAAGAAGGGCCCTTTTGTGGCTCCCGACGTTCTGACGAAGCTGGGGAAGCTGAAGCGCGGGGAGATCACGGAGATCGTCACCTGGTCGCGCAGCTCGATGATCACGCCCGAGATGGTGGGGGTCACGATTCGTGTCCACAACGGGCGCACGCACGTCCCGGTGCGCGTCACCGAGGCGATGATCGGGCATCGGTTGGGGGAGTTTGCTCCGACCCGCGTGTTCCGCGGCCACGGCGGCGTGAAGAAGAAGGTTGCGGTTCCGAAGTGATCGAGGTGACGGGATGCGGGAAGCGGTAGCCAGGGCGCGGTTCATGCGGGTGTCTCCCCTCAAGGCACGGCTCGTGATCAACGAGATCCGGGGCAAGCCGGTGGACGAGGCGCGGCGGATCTTGGCGATGTCTCCCAAGAAGGCCAGCCGCCTCATCCGCAAGGTGCTGGACTCGGCAGTGGCCAATGCCCAACACAACTTCGAGCTGGACGTCGACAAGCTGTCGGTGGTACGGGCGGTGGTCGATGAGGGACCGCGCATCCGACGGCTGAACCCGCGGGCGTTCGGGCGGGCCGACATCATCCGGCGGGCAATGGCCCACATCACCGTGGCCGTGGCGGAGAAGGAGGAGTAGTGGGTCACAAGACGCATCCGGTGGGATTCCGGATTGGGGTGCTGAGGAAGTGGCGCTCGAATTGGTTCGCCCCCGACGCGCGGGTCCCCGAGTACGTGGCCGAGGACTTCCGGCTGCGTGCGGAGATCCACAAGGCGTACAAAGGGGCCGGCCTCGCAGAGACCCTCATTGAACGGACGACGGAGGGACGGGTGACGGTGACCATCCGCGCCGCTCGGCCGGGGATCATCATCGGCCGAGGGGGGGCTGAGATCGCCGCTCTCCAGGATAGGCTATCCCGCGTTGCCGGTCGAGATGTGCGGATCGGGGTGATGGAGGTCGAGCGGCCGGAGCTCGAGGCCCCGCTGGTGGCCCAGGATGTTGCGTTCCAGATTGAGAACCGGATCAACCCGTACCGGGCGATGAAGGA
It contains:
- a CDS encoding LSU ribosomal protein L4p (L1e); translation: MPNVRMYRFNDAAAEPVEAAVSASVFGVPVSTDLLHRAVRVQLLNRRQGTAATKTRGEVSGGGRKPWAQKHTGRARHGSTRSPIWRHGGVTFGPQPREWSLGLPARMRRRALSAALSARCEAGMVWMIDEVAFERPRTKDAIALLARLSCPAKTLVVVAPDEHVVPVTKSFSNIPGVTCLRSDAVTVYDVLAHDGLLLTQRAVQALEERVSHG
- a CDS encoding LSU ribosomal protein L23p (L23Ae) — translated: MAEREIHLEDVVLRPVLSEKTWRGMEDGKYTFEVAADAGKNEIRSAVEGLFGVKVARVWVMNRSGKPRRTRMDRRHGRTRGERRAIVKLAPGHKIDIVG
- a CDS encoding LSU ribosomal protein L2p (L8e) gives rise to the protein MGLKKLKPVTSGQRHAVVPDYKELTRKGPEKGLVAPLSRSVGRNNQGRITCRHKGSGHKRRYRWVDFAREKHGVPARVAAVEYDPNRSAWITLLHYRDGEKRYILAPLELQVGDTVEAGEHAEPKPGNALPLERIPAGTFVHNVELRPGSRGKVARAAGTAAQLLGREEDRAILRLPSGEIRVFALGCMATVGRVSNPDHKNVRHGKAGRVRHLGVRPSVRGVAMGADDHPHGGGEGRTGEGRPSKTPWGKLARGVPTRKNKASDGKILKRRK
- a CDS encoding SSU ribosomal protein S19p (S15e), with product MARSKKKGPFVAPDVLTKLGKLKRGEITEIVTWSRSSMITPEMVGVTIRVHNGRTHVPVRVTEAMIGHRLGEFAPTRVFRGHGGVKKKVAVPK
- a CDS encoding LSU ribosomal protein L22p (L17e), with the translated sequence MREAVARARFMRVSPLKARLVINEIRGKPVDEARRILAMSPKKASRLIRKVLDSAVANAQHNFELDVDKLSVVRAVVDEGPRIRRLNPRAFGRADIIRRAMAHITVAVAEKEE
- a CDS encoding SSU ribosomal protein S3p (S3e), with the protein product MGHKTHPVGFRIGVLRKWRSNWFAPDARVPEYVAEDFRLRAEIHKAYKGAGLAETLIERTTEGRVTVTIRAARPGIIIGRGGAEIAALQDRLSRVAGRDVRIGVMEVERPELEAPLVAQDVAFQIENRINPYRAMKETLRRIIAAGAQGAKIRISGRLGGAEISRSVEMKEGRVPLHTLRADVDYGLAEAWTKYGVIGVKAWVFRGEVWSMADRSGSEVK